Genomic DNA from Molothrus aeneus isolate 106 chromosome Z, BPBGC_Maene_1.0, whole genome shotgun sequence:
CTCCTTCCACCTCCACGGACTCACTGCCCTCTGCCTGGGAGGTGACATcgctcacctcatcctggggctCCGGGGAGCTCAGGGGCTCAGACTTCACCACCACCCTCATGTGCTCCTTCTCATTCAGGCTGACCTCTGGGTTTTCACATGGGAAGTTgctcttctcagcagcagcctcctggtCAAAGCTGGTCTCCACCTGCGTGGCCTGGGACGCCATGGACATCTGGGAGATGTTCCCCCCGCCATTGTCTGACTGGCTGGGCACTTGGGCATCCTCCTGAGCACCGAAAGACTGGTCGAACATGATGGTGTTGTCCTCCTGGTTATCGGCCACCGTGTCGGCCTTGGAGTTGTCCACCATCTTGAGCGAGTCGGGCGAGAAGAAATCCTCGCGGGAGTGCACAACGGGCTGCCCGCTCTCCGCAGCGCCGTCAGTGCCGGGCTCGTCCAGGGCGGGCCGCGCGCGCTGGCGGGCGCGCTCCTCGGAGGACTGCTTGCGCTTGTGCAGGCGGCGCATGGGGAAGGCGGCGCGCTGCTCCAGCCCCCCGCGCAGCGCTgcgcccgccgcgcccgccggcTCCTCGGCGCCCTGCGCCGAGCCCAGCGCCGAGCTGACGATgctgagccccagctgctgcagcatgaaGGAGCGCTGCAGCCGCGCGCTCTGCTCCTGCGCGCGCTCGCTGGGCGGCGACAGTGGCAGCGTCCGCGTCGTCAGATAGTGCTTGCAGGCCTTGACCACCGAGTTGAGGTGCAGGTGCGAGGCGGCCAGCAGCACGTCCATGACGTTGCTCTCGCCCAGCATCAGCGTGGAGGTGTACATCATGTCGATGAGCGCAGCGAAGGCCTCGGCCGTCACCACCTCGCTGTCTAGCTGGATCATGTTCATGCTCTGGTCGCCCTCGGCCACGGTGAAGAGCGCGCGGAAGTGCGTGCTGCAGGCGGCCAGCACTGAGCGGTGCGCCTTGAAGTGCCGGTTGCCCACCACGATGACGCAGTCGCACAGCTGCCCGTGCAGCCGCTGGTAGTTGAGCTGCTGGAAGACCTGCTCAAAGTGCCCCGGGAAATCCATGGTCCTGCAAAGCACAAGAGGACCGCGATGAGGACCAGCGGGCTGAGCAGAGCGGTATTGTACATCAAAGGTGACTCTGACaaaggggagagagaatgaCGCATCTGACTCCACCATCAGAAGGCTAAAGAATTACTTTGTTATACTACACTATGTACATttcatctaaactgaatctgccatgCACTCACTCTTACTCACAACTGCACAGAACTGCCCTCATCTCTGATTCTCCCCTGACTGTCCCGTGACagtctgtcacagacatcttttatgaaaaatcctttccttaggatttttcctcctgagaagctgagaggcctcaggaacaaaatgtaaccaatggttatctgctgctgcagaatgcaacaggtgggtctgggaTTGGCTGATGtggttgtttgtaattaatggccaatcacagtcagctggctcagactctctgtccaagacacaatcctttgttatcattccttctttttctattcttagctagctaACCTTcagatgaaatcctttcttctattcttttcgtatatttttaatgtaatatatatcataaaataataaatcaagccttctgaaacatggagccaGATCCTCGTCtcctccctcatcctaagacccctgtgaacatcaTCACAACagtcccacacacacacacttcttggccctgataggccaggGGCACAAAACATCCTCACTTTGGGTAAAtcatctccatattgcattctactttagCACAACATGGGCACAGCAAGCGAGGTAAGAatcatgttttccttcttctcttgttgtctcacagcttctctctgttcagagggcgTGAATACCACAGAGCGGGGCAGCGGGCgtgctgtgagcagagggagggaacTGGGACTGCCCAGCCGCACAAGGGAAGGCTGCAGGGAGACCTCACCACGGCCCTCCAGCTctgaaggggctgcagcaagGGTGGGACAAGACATTTATGAGAGtctgcagggatggagaaaGGGAGTGGGTTCAAATTGAaagacaggagcagagcatggATTGCTCCCTGGCACGgtgggaggccctggcacagggtgcccagctgcatccctggcagtgcccaaggcctcGCTGGACaccggggctgggagcacctggggcagtgggaggtgtccctgctgtggcaggagctggaacaAGACAAggtgccctcccagccccaacTGCTGTATGATCCTATGGCTGAGTCCTGGTGGGGCTGCAGTGAACCTGGCAATTAGCCTCTTTCACTTACTCACAATCATTCTATTTTTATTCCCCCGTACTGCCACCTTAGAAAACTACTCAAACTCTAATTAACTCTAATAGTTTATAAAAACATTGGTCTTGTAAGCCAAAGATGGAAGACTAAACCCCTTCTTAGAGTTACCCCACTACCCCCATCTCAGGAAGAAAGGACTCAAACCCTCATCTCCATCCACCTCCTAAAGCTGGCATTTTTGAAGACAAAAGATGACGGCTGAAAAGCAGACAAACAGTAACTGGCCTGAGTGTAGCACCACCAGATGGGCACAGTACCAAAGCCAGCAGTCTGGAGGACAAGGACGCGCAgtgacagcccaggctgtgccacagagctgacctcagcaccacagagctgtgctggacaGCGTGGGTGACCTCACAGCCATGAGTAAAACACTCAGTCCTGGCTTGTAAGGCAGTGTGATCACAGTGACAGTGTGCTGCCCCTCTGATACCCTGCTCACACAGGTGGGTAACCCTCCACaggagcactggggctgctggcaaagcacagcactgcccagcagcacaaCCAGCACCAGGCAGGATGGTTCCTTCCCTAACTCTCAATTACAGAGCATCAGCCCTGTCTTAGTGGATTCATTTCAACACTACATGGTGATCCTCGGCAATATCCAAACTCTTCCTCATGAAAAAACAGCGAAGTGTAAGACCTGGTGAGATCGGTGTGCccaaggcacacacacacacaagttcCTGTGCTCACGTTTATTCTCCAGCAGCAACTCCACAGCATCGATGGGCACAGGACCATAAAGCAGCCAAAAAAAAGGCCACACGGCCAGAATCACACTTTTGAGGAGGGACCAAATGAAAGCCTGCTGATTCAGAAAGTCCATGCTCAGACGTGGACAGTTcgctgcttttctctttctactCATGCCTGTGTttgctgggcagctcctcaccttGCCCGGGACATGCCAGGGATCCCACCGTGTGTCCCTGGGTGGACTCAGAACACGGAGAGCATCGCCAGGTATCACTGGAATACTCAGCGCGGCGAAAACCGAGTCATGTAGAGCCTTTGAGAAGTGCGGCCGGTAACTGGCGGTGGATACCCGGTGTCTCCTGCTGACGGGCGCTCCTCCCCAGACTCTGCCTTGTTTTTGCCCGGTTTATTCCCTTGCGCATCACCTACAGCAGCCACGGTGCGCGCCCCTCCCAGAGAGGAACCTGCACCCAGCGCGGCACCAGCTCCGGGCACCGGGAGATTCCGCTCCGTGCCGCGCACGGGACATAAAGGGGAGACCGGAGAGCCCCGGTCCCGCCTGACGCCGGGGTCACCGGTCTCCACCTcaccgccgccccccgccccgctcaCCTGCGGTGTCCGTGCGGGAAGGGCCGTGAGAGGCTCGGGCTCGGGACTGGGCTTAGGCCTGGGCTCGGGACTGGGCCTGGGACTGGGCTCGGcctcggccccggccccgctcccgccgctccggccccgcccgccccgccccgccgcgccgaCACTTCGCGTCACTTCCGGCCGCTGCCGGCGCGGGCGCTGCCCACAGCCAATCGACGGCCTCGTTACTGCTACGCCGCGGCAGAGTCTCGTCTGGGCCAATCGGGGCTGAGCTTATTGTCACGACAGGAGGCGGTGGCGGAAGAGGcggaggagcggggccgggaccgGGAGTGGCATCGGAACCGCGCCGCGCATCCCGACACACCGCCTCGCTATGGCCGCCGCCACCTGGCGCTACCGCGGGGACCCCGAGGGCGAGCGGCCGGCGGCGCTCGGTGAGCGGGAGCGGGCCGGGGGCTCGGGGCGGGTCACGGGGCACCGCGGCCGGCCCCGGAGCTCACGGCTTCCTGTCCCGCAGTGCGGTTCGCCAACGGCAGGCTGGAGCGGCCTGAGTCGCTGCGCTTCACCGTGTACCGGAACCGGGACTCGGCGCACCCGCGGAAGAGGCACCGCCGGATCCTGGTGAGGCCGCGGGGACTCCGGGACGCCGGGCACAGAAACGTTCGGGCACAGTGATAGTTGTACACACGAAGGCAGTAGCCGGATAACGGCCGCGACGGGGTAAAAGTGATAAATGTCATTAATTACCCCCGTGCGCTTCAGGGCCGGTGCAgaccgggagcggggccgggcccggcccagGGAGCTCCCGACTGCGATCCCAccgagcagctcctgctggcggAGGGCCGTGGGCCTGGCTTCCCTCCCGTTGGAGTgagaaattcctccctgagagggtgggcaggccctggcacagggtgcccaccGTGGATCCCtcgcagtgcccaaggccacgctggacacggggacagtggaaggtgtccatgccatggcagggctcgcactgggtgggctctgagcGTTCTTATGACCCAGACCAGTGTGGGAGTGTGCGGATCTCTGCCGAGCTCTGCAGCAGACCTTGTGAAACAATCTGAGTTTGGCCCAGCGTGTTGCACTGGGACGTGTCCCTGGGCTCCAGAGGAATGTCCCTGGACTGGCTGAGGGACActgcaggggcagctggcagagcagggacacgcTGAactctggggagctgctgcccagctcctg
This window encodes:
- the ZBTB5 gene encoding zinc finger and BTB domain-containing protein 5 isoform X2, translating into MDFPGHFEQVFQQLNYQRLHGQLCDCVIVVGNRHFKAHRSVLAACSTHFRALFTVAEGDQSMNMIQLDSEVVTAEAFAALIDMMYTSTLMLGESNVMDVLLAASHLHLNSVVKACKHYLTTRTLPLSPPSERAQEQSARLQRSFMLQQLGLSIVSSALGSAQGAEEPAGAAGAALRGGLEQRAAFPMRRLHKRKQSSEERARQRARPALDEPGTDGAAESGQPVVHSREDFFSPDSLKMVDNSKADTVADNQEDNTIMFDQSFGAQEDAQVPSQSDNGGGNISQMSMASQATQVETSFDQEAAAEKSNFPCENPEVSLNEKEHMRVVVKSEPLSSPEPQDEVSDVTSQAEGSESVEVEGGVVSAEKIELSPESSDRSFSDPQSSTDRVGDIHIMEVSNNLEHKSSFSISNFLNKSRGGGFGAGQNNDDNIPNTTSDCRMDSDAPYLMSPESGPAGGHSSAAVSHVENPFSEPTDSHFVRPMQDVMGLPCVQTSGYRAAEQFSMDFPRSGLGLHSLSRAMMGSVRGGAGGFPGYRRIAPKMPVVTSVRGSQLQESSSGSQLMLNGGASFEGGHLSQPGPPQLTRASADVLSKCKKALSEHNVLVVEGARKYACKICCKTFLTLTDCKKHIRVHTGEKPYACLKCGKRFSQSSHLYKHSKTTCLRWQSSNLPSSLL
- the ZBTB5 gene encoding zinc finger and BTB domain-containing protein 5 isoform X1; its protein translation is MSRARTMDFPGHFEQVFQQLNYQRLHGQLCDCVIVVGNRHFKAHRSVLAACSTHFRALFTVAEGDQSMNMIQLDSEVVTAEAFAALIDMMYTSTLMLGESNVMDVLLAASHLHLNSVVKACKHYLTTRTLPLSPPSERAQEQSARLQRSFMLQQLGLSIVSSALGSAQGAEEPAGAAGAALRGGLEQRAAFPMRRLHKRKQSSEERARQRARPALDEPGTDGAAESGQPVVHSREDFFSPDSLKMVDNSKADTVADNQEDNTIMFDQSFGAQEDAQVPSQSDNGGGNISQMSMASQATQVETSFDQEAAAEKSNFPCENPEVSLNEKEHMRVVVKSEPLSSPEPQDEVSDVTSQAEGSESVEVEGGVVSAEKIELSPESSDRSFSDPQSSTDRVGDIHIMEVSNNLEHKSSFSISNFLNKSRGGGFGAGQNNDDNIPNTTSDCRMDSDAPYLMSPESGPAGGHSSAAVSHVENPFSEPTDSHFVRPMQDVMGLPCVQTSGYRAAEQFSMDFPRSGLGLHSLSRAMMGSVRGGAGGFPGYRRIAPKMPVVTSVRGSQLQESSSGSQLMLNGGASFEGGHLSQPGPPQLTRASADVLSKCKKALSEHNVLVVEGARKYACKICCKTFLTLTDCKKHIRVHTGEKPYACLKCGKRFSQSSHLYKHSKTTCLRWQSSNLPSSLL